The Raphanus sativus cultivar WK10039 chromosome 2, ASM80110v3, whole genome shotgun sequence DNA segment GATTTACGGATCTTGAGACGATTTATGCGAATTAATAAATGGAGATTTcagaattatttattattatttatttattattttattttgtaaaatacgGGTGTTACATTGTTTCTATTGAAGCCTACGTAACTAAAAAGTTCAAGGAAGTTTCCTTAGCTAGAAATGCACTTATGTTGTAACTATTATTGGTATGATGAAATGAGTAAGTTTATctataagtaaaaatattttatgatgagAGGTTTCATCTCACCCTTAATCATTACGGATATCCAAATTTCAATCAAAAAGCATATACAGTATGTGGATAAGATAATGATCACCGTAATTAGTTATTGCATGATGATGGATGTGTATACACATGTCGTTTGTcggagtatttatgtttagttaattaATGACAAGgtaaaatcacaaatatatgTAACAAAGATGTACATAATATATTGACAGCAGCaaataatgtttataaaatatccaCAAATACATAATAAACAACTCTATTATTTAACTGCGTACATTGAGCATGCATATATAAGAAAAGCTGCAATACCGGCGGCTTAAACGGGAGTTTATGTGCATGTTCTCTCTAAATACACAAAACTTATTCGCTTGCATATATAAGTGAGTTTGTACAATTTGAGTTTGTACAATTTGTTTTTGGAACGTCTTCGAGTTTGTGTATATGTATCAATACTTACATAAATATATGTGTATCAGTGTATATGTGGATAAGGAGACAATACATTTGTTGAAAATATTGCCTCACACGTGCGCTTGCTCGTGAATACCATGTTCCTTTCGGGACTACCAGCTACCCATACTCTTGTTTAAATTAATGCATATAGAGTTAATTTATGCATAGTATAGTCATGTATAGTTTTTAGGTTTCCAATTCAAAGCCATTTGATAACTAATTAACTGGTTTAAGTCATTTGAATATTAATGTTTATCCATTCAATTTTCTGATGTGGATCATAAtttggatttataaatcaattcaCAATGTGTattgatttgaatttttatacATTTGTGTTGTCATCGAACTTCGGAAGTCTTGACTAATTGAATGTACGTATTGCTTTCTCAAAAAGACGTGCATGCACACAACATCAATATGGTTACACATTTTAGAGATATAAACtcaaacatatatttaatattaagcatattatttttacaaaccACCATATCTTCTAAAGTCTAAACATTCATTGTCCAACTACAGTAGTCTCAGCCACCTTGGTTCCATTacagattatatatatacaaaaaaactcACAAATGTGTAATAATCAGAGATAAGCAACGCAAAACAAACACTGCTCAATACCTGTTTGGATGTGTGACTACGGAAATGTAAATGTCTCATCTGCAAAGGAAAAGAGTCTCATCAGCGTTAATATAAACGAATACACAAAATCTAAAACAATTCTCCTTTGACCCGGATATTTCaattccaatatatatataactcaagaaaaaaaaattgaaactgaaGAAGAAACGAAATCAGGAAGATGGATTACATTTGAAGATAAGGTTTAACTGAACCAGAGCCATCATCACCACTTTGGAATGTTTCAAAGAATCACACTAACACCCAAAATCTCAATCCATCTAAGAAACTTATGATTCTCCAAGACATTCTCATCGTTTGTGGTCTACACCATATACCTGCAAATTCGATACATGTCAAACTATTTAACCCGCAAACTACAGCAGATCATCATGGGAAGTCCGCTCTTAAATGAGTAACGATTTTTGTGATCAGACCGTCCCACATGAATCTTATATGGGCTTGGTCCGGGGGATACAACCAAATTGTCATCACTATGAATATACTAAAATGTTGATCGAATAAGTCCTACATGATTTTTTGGTTAATTCTATGAAATCATGGCTGAACcaaataatttagaaaattttatgcGACTGACACATCTCACAATAGTTTGAAAACAAAACCTGAAAGGTAGAATAACAAAATTCTCAAATGCAGTTTGTTTAGTTGcacaaaaaatgtaaaaccaactaacaaataaataaataacataatttaaatataactattaattttgaataatttaaaataatgtgAAACAAATGTTTCCAAAGAATTGGTTTGACTTCATGACATACTTCACCAAAAAGCTTATTTTGGCATCAATTTTACAGAGAATTTATCATTTATCGGCTTTGTTGACTTGATGTCAATATTGGTGGTAtctaatattgtttttaaatgcaaatatttatagttattaTTGTGGTAACAATTGCAACTGTCTTATAAATAAACGTTGACACACAAAATACAAGCCTTATTTACTTAAATGAAACAACTTCATCAATGTTTAAGATGTCATTGTTGTTGCTTCATATATATGGTTTCGAGTATCTAcataaagaataaaaatcatAACACACCGTACCACAttgaaataaattttgaatGTGGACTTCTAAAGAGTTTAGTCTAATAGTTGTGGCACTTCAGGTTACAATTTAAATGCATGAACTTTGTGATCATCCAAGCCTAATAAACCCAAACAATGAGTTCAATACTACAAGAATTGcaaaaaagaatgtttacataaTAGGTTATATATGAAGCACCAGGAACATAATCAGGATAATACAATACAATATAAAAGTATACTACACTCTTATCCGCGTAACCGTacggatatttattttcaatttcaatttttatttgtactaaatGCTCATATTGCAGGATTATTGTAATATAATCAGTGTTTCGAAATCTGATTCAGATTCAATGTCAAATCAGTAAATGTAGTGacctatatatatgtaattcggtttagtttttagaaaaaaaaactactatATAAAAATCCGATAAAACTTGTAAAAATCGTTAAAATCTGGAATCCGACTATCTAATCAACCACTGTTTGATCCAGTCAATAacttatatttattgttttattttgattttgtaattatgttattaaaatttattttgtattataaataagaagttaggtttttagttttttaccATCATCTAGACTTTGATTTTTGCAATCGCGcgaatatttattttgttttttaaattttgtttgtttgtactAAATGATGCATTTGTAAAAATTAATCGTAATACATTAAATATTCTTGTTAAATATTCTCGTGTGTGTTTTAACAATCTATTTTCACCCATATAAGGTATCAaataaacaaatccaacatcTATATGTAAAGAGACTTATGTATAAGATATATaggaaacattttttttgaataaaaatatgaagaaataGAGAACTAAGTTAGTATGGTATAATACGGAACTGATAAATTAGTTGTAACATTTATAAGGACAACATTATTATtcaacttatataaaatttgtaacatATAAAACATGTGGAGTTAAGATATCTAAAAAAATGAATGTAtcgattaaatttaaatcattacaAATTAGTTACGGGTTTAAATTTGTGTCGAGATACATAATAATTTGGGTCATTTTAAATTGGTTGATGCCCAgaattttagttaattatttaattattctatGAAAAAATAACAgtagaaaaaataatttgaaatcaaaaatctctaaatgctaattatttaattaattgttCTGAATTGATTGTCATTAGATTTGAAAACAGATTGTATTGTTACCAAAGCTAGTTGAaagaataatacaaaatataaaatcccTGTAAATATGGATTTACACTAGCATTTACATAATTCAAAATAGCAAAATTCCTATAAATATGCATTTACATTCGTTTTTAAGTTAAAGTTAGATTTATTATATGCATTAGTTAAACTGTAAAAGACAAAAATAGTAAAAGTAAGTATTAAATTTATTACTTCAATGGAATGTGAATCAAGTTGAAAAATGAAGGAGTAATTTATTTGTCTCTGCTTGGAATCCTGCTGGAACACTAGCACTACCTGAAATTACTACTATCCCGGTTTGGCTTACACTGAAGGATATTCCCCATCAGCTTTACTCTAAAAAGGGAATAAGCTGGATAGCTTCGGGTATAGGTGCTCGGAGCACTATTTTAGTAATGACACTAAAAGGCTTCAACAGCTCGCATATTTTAGCTCCTCGGTCCCAGTCAGCGGCTGAAGGCAACGTCTTATAGTGGGTGTCAAAAGAGGCCATGCTTTCAAAAGCTGCTCTGAACTTTAATGCCCGGACTAGCATATCGTATGTAGAGTTCCATCTAGTTGAAACGTCAAGTGATAGATCTGCTCCACCCGTGATCCTAGGCCTAACTCTCTCAACACAAGCAGCAAAGGACTGTATCCTTTGTGGAGATGCCTTTACGTACCTGACACTTTCCCTAATGTCATGTAAAAGGTTCTTTGCTAACTCTAACCCATCTTTCACTATCAGATTTAGGATGTGAGCACAACATCGCACGTGCATGAACTTCCCATCACATAACAAACCACTGCCACTCATCATCTGAAGCTGCCCTTTAAGTATTCTCAGCATACTATCATTGTTGGTCGCATTATCTAAAGTGAAAGAGAATACTTTTTTCTCCAAACCCCAATCCTTCAAACACTCAATGATCGTGCTAGCAAGTTCCCCGCCAGTGTGTGGACACCTCGCAACGCAGAAGGCTAAGACCTTATTGTTCAACCTCCAGTCATCATCGATGAACGAGGCAGTCAGACAGAGATAACCCATGGTAGTGGGAAGAGCTACCCACAAATCAGAAGTAAAGCAAACTCTACCCTGATGCTTTGCAAACACATTCCTAAgcttttccttttctatttcATACCTTCTAAAGACATCAGCGACAGCAGTTTGTCTACATATTGGTTTACAATCCGGATTGAGATACAAATCCTTAGCTCTAACCTTCTCATACTCAGCATATCTAAATGGCAAATCATGATAGATAATGATCTCGCTAGTCATCTCTCTATCAATCTGATGATCATATGCAGGCCTATCTACCGCTTTAGGCTTTTCTGGACAAGTGTCTAAATGGCGACTCAAGTGATGTGTACCATGTGTTCTAGTATTGATCACTAGCTTTTTACCACAATAGTTACACTGACCTCTTTCCTTGCCATCACTTTCAACCCCAACAGATGTAAAATCCTCCCAGACTTTAGAAGTTAAACGTCTCTTACGTGGTTGTCGACCTTGTGGTTGTGTCGCTTGAGTTGTTCCAGCAGCTTGTGTGTCACCTTGTTCTGGTTCTTGCATTTCTGTTTCTCCTTCTCTCATTGCATTTTCCTCATTTTCCTCATTCAAAGCATTTTCTTCATTCAAAGCATCTTCTTCATTCATGTCCATGTACTCCCTTTGAGCATCAAGGATTGCAATTGTGTTGAGACTCTCTAAATCCATCCTGAAAAgtgaaaataaattacaattGTAAGCTTGTTTTCTGAAGTAAGCCAAATAAGAAGAAACCAAAATAGAAACCTGCAAAATAAATTACAACTCTGCATACTaacaatctaatattttttgaaagcTAGCCATCAGTTTTGACAAGTAcgaaaaaatataactaaaatgtaagttgtcaaaacaaaacaaataaaatgttaacTAAAATGTAAGTTGTCAGTTGTCACCAACTTGCTAAGTAAAACTTGCTCTTAATAAATTGACAAGTACGAAATCTAGCTAGCCATCAGGTTTAAAGACAACGACATGAAAGAGTCTTCAGATGATAAATCAGCAATAACGCCTGAAGAAGTAGTAGCGGTTGAAGAAGCTGTTACAACAACAACGGTGCTGCCAACATTCCCACCTCTGCCGGAAGAACCAAAGGAACTTCCTCAAAACCGACTCAATTCAGGTCTGCAAATCCTCCTAAGAAACCAAACAAACATTTactcttgtgtttttttttgtctgagaTCTTGTTGCTGTCTCTCCATTGTAGCTTCTCTGGTCGTTCTGCTATTCTCAGCTTGAGGAGTCAGAGAGGAAGAAGCCACTGAAGCTAACACAGGCGATTCCAGGTGAATCGAAGACATAGTTTTAACTAAGATCAAAGTGATAAATGACTAGTACGGTAGTAGCAATAACAAAATCCGACTGAAGCTCATAGCAAAAACAAGAGCAGAGATGGCATATTGACAAAATCTACAACCTTTTTATACATACAGATAACAACACAGAATAGAAACCAaagcaaaatatatataacacaaaCTCAAATAAGCTGAGAAAGAGAATCAAATAAGAAGAAACTGAGAAGAGAGAACCAATACCTTCTCTCAATTGAGATTGCGACCCTTCTCTCGATTTCTCAGGAGGATGAAACCGATGACGGCGTGAGACACTGA contains these protein-coding regions:
- the LOC130508032 gene encoding zinc finger BED domain-containing protein RICESLEEPER 2-like gives rise to the protein MDLESLNTIAILDAQREYMDMNEEDALNEENALNEENEENAMREGETEMQEPEQGDTQAAGTTQATQPQGRQPRKRRLTSKVWEDFTSVGVESDGKERGQCNYCGKKLVINTRTHGTHHLSRHLDTCPEKPKAVDRPAYDHQIDREMTSEIIIYHDLPFRYAEYEKVRAKDLYLNPDCKPICRQTAVADVFRRYEIEKEKLRNVFAKHQGRVCFTSDLWVALPTTMGYLCLTASFIDDDWRLNNKVLAFCVARCPHTGGELASTIIECLKDWGLEKKVFSFTLDNATNNDSMLRILKGQLQMMSGSGLLCDGKFMHVRCCAHILNLIVKDGLELAKNLLHDIRESVRYVKASPQRIQSFAACVERVRPRITGGADLSLDVSTRWNSTYDMLVRALKFRAAFESMASFDTHYKTLPSAADWDRGAKICELLKPFSVITKIVLRAPIPEAIQLIPFLE